Proteins encoded within one genomic window of Pygocentrus nattereri isolate fPygNat1 chromosome 7, fPygNat1.pri, whole genome shotgun sequence:
- the ramac gene encoding RNA guanine-N7 methyltransferase activating subunit — MAEYEAQFASRFTEEDEEFQQRVRSGAQEPPVLEGWRSARGGGGGGARYRDTRFQDSGYRRSRDWAGPPGWRSGPGGNQHNSANQRHQRY, encoded by the exons ATGGCTGAGTACGAGGCGCAGTTCGCGAGCCGCTTCACCGAGGAAGATGAGGAGTTCCAGCAGCGCGTGCGGAGCGGAGCTCAGGAGCCGCCGGTGCTGGAAGGCTGGAGGAGCGCGCGAGGAGGAGGCGGCGGAGGCGCGCGCTACAGAGACACGCG GTTTCAGGACAGTGGTTATCGTAGGAGCAGAGACTGGGCGGGACCACCTGGCTGGAGATCAGGACCTGGAGGAAACCAGCATAACTCAGCTAATCAGAGACATCAGCGTTACTGA
- the LOC108414446 gene encoding transmembrane 6 superfamily member 1, with protein MSALNACAGTGVFILSLLSVPASYFFNYLIIFSSVEFVLLAGVSVAVIVTVLVRCLLKSRAPSDPLFYIYAVDALLSVLSLIIGLEQDGIIDGFMTFYLRQADPNINTAHGHMTSYWNGCAHYLMYLLMVAAITWGESYRAIGLYWVGSFLMQIIVYVPASVVGKYGSELNWLFLLHMLYVFVSVWACFRVFNQPATWSTSATDVESEQNKSVLQRPVDVIFIFGIIAAAVFSVFRGLVALDCPSSVCKDYMVNFEPYIKDPSAFPTLQMLVNMLYSTPCFVLMLYGLLVPGCDWLPDLSLVHAGAVAQAQFCHTGASLHTRTPFAHRVPAGQLLLFLTFNLFYALLPQALSYRCISRPAFFSKHTHTHSE; from the exons ATGTCTGCGCTGAACGCCTGTGCCGGGACGggtgtgtttattttgtctcTGCTCTCCGTTCCTGCCTCTTATTTCTTCAATTATCTCATCATCTTCAGCAG tgtaGAGTTTGTTCTCCTGGCTGGTGTTTCAGTTGCTGTGATAGTGACTGTGCTGGTGAGGTGTCTGCTGAAGAGTAGAGCTCCATCAGACCCGCTGTTCTACA TCTATGCTGTGGATGCACTGCTGAGTGTACTCAGCCTCATAATTGGTCTGGAGCAGGACGGCATCATCGATGGGTTCATGACCTTTTATCTCAGACAG GCTGACCCCAACATCAACACAGCTCATGGTCACATGACCTCATACTGGAATGGCTGCGCTCATTACCTGATGTACCTGCTGATGGTAGCGGCAATAACGTGGGg aGAGAGCTACAGGGCGATTGGGCTGTACtgggtgggatccttcctgatgcagATAATTGTTTACGTTCCGGCCAGCGtggtgg GTAAATACGGCTCTGAGCTGAACTGGCTGTTTCTGCTCCACATGCTGTACGTCTTTGTGTCAGTCTGGGCCTGTTTTAGAGTCTTCAACCAACCGGCTACATGGAGCACATCAGCAACa GATGTCGAGAGTGAGCAGAATAAGAGTGTTCTGCAGAGACCTGTTGATGTGATCTTTATCTTCGGCATCATTGCGGCTGCAGTGTTTAGTGTCTTCCGAGGCCTG GTGGCGCTGGACTGTCCTTCTAGTGTTTGTAAGGATTATATGGTGAATTTTGAGCCGTACATCAAAGACCCCTCAGCCTTCCCCACATTGCAG atgCTGGTTAATATGCTGTATTCCACTCCGTGTTTTGTGCTGATGCTGTATGGACTGCTGGTGCCGGGCTGCGATTGGCTGCCTGATCTGAGCCTGGTGCATGCTGGGGCTGTGGCACAG GCTCAGTTCTGTCACACCGGTGCGTCCCTTCACACCCGAACGCCGTTCGCCCACCGTGTTCCCGCTGGACAGTTGCTCCTCTTCCTGACCTTTAACCTCTTTTACGCTTTACTGCCCCAGGCTCTGAGCTACCGCTGCATTAGCCGGCCCGCATTCTTcagcaaacacactcacacacactccgaataa